In the genome of Hymenobacter taeanensis, one region contains:
- a CDS encoding transketolase family protein, whose product MKDFPYTESKDTRSGFGAGLQELGKTNPNVVALCADLIGSLKMDAFIKDNPERFFQVGIAEANMMGLAAGLTIGGKIPFTGTFANFSTGRVYDQIRQSIAYSGKNVKICASHAGLTLGEDGATHQILEDIGMMKMLPHMTVINPCDYNQTKAATIAIADYEGPVYLRFGRPVVPNFTPADQTFEVGKGIVLNEGTDVSIFATGHLVWKAILAGKLLAEKGINAEIINIHTIKPLDAQLILESARKTRCVVTAEEHQMNGGLGDSVAQLLAREEPLPLELVAVNDSFGESGTPDQLMEKYGLNEQAIVAAVEKVMARRK is encoded by the coding sequence ATGAAAGACTTCCCCTACACCGAATCGAAAGACACCCGCAGCGGCTTTGGCGCGGGCCTGCAGGAGCTGGGCAAAACCAACCCCAACGTAGTAGCCCTGTGCGCCGACCTCATTGGCTCGCTCAAAATGGATGCCTTCATCAAGGACAATCCCGAGCGGTTCTTCCAGGTGGGCATTGCCGAGGCCAACATGATGGGTCTGGCCGCCGGCCTCACCATTGGGGGTAAGATTCCGTTCACGGGCACCTTCGCCAACTTCAGTACGGGCCGCGTCTACGACCAGATTCGGCAGAGCATTGCCTACTCGGGCAAGAATGTGAAAATCTGCGCTTCGCACGCTGGCCTCACCCTGGGCGAAGACGGCGCCACGCACCAGATTCTCGAGGACATCGGGATGATGAAGATGCTGCCCCACATGACGGTCATCAACCCCTGCGACTACAACCAGACCAAAGCCGCTACCATCGCCATTGCCGACTACGAAGGCCCCGTGTACCTGCGCTTCGGCCGCCCGGTGGTGCCCAATTTCACCCCCGCCGACCAGACCTTTGAAGTAGGCAAAGGCATCGTGCTCAACGAAGGTACCGACGTGAGCATCTTCGCCACCGGCCACTTGGTGTGGAAGGCCATCCTGGCCGGCAAGCTGCTTGCTGAGAAAGGCATCAACGCCGAAATCATCAACATTCACACCATCAAGCCCCTCGATGCCCAACTGATTTTGGAATCGGCGCGCAAAACGCGCTGCGTGGTAACGGCCGAGGAGCACCAGATGAACGGTGGCCTGGGCGACTCCGTGGCCCAACTGCTGGCCCGCGAGGAACCCCTACCCCTGGAACTGGTAGCCGTAAACGACTCCTTCGGCGAATCGGGCACTCCCGACCAGCTGATGGAGAAATACGGCCTCAACGAGCAAGCTATTGTGGCCGCCGTTGAGAAAGTAATGGCCCGCCGGAAGTAA
- a CDS encoding HPF/RaiA family ribosome-associated protein, protein MQHSVDNIKMDIQTVGFSESPAIIAQVESELRRVMRFRQDIVAADVYLHEEGSNPENNKTVRWRLGIPGKDLFAEGSGPSWSSSLRDASEKLKRQFVD, encoded by the coding sequence ATGCAGCACAGCGTTGATAACATCAAAATGGATATACAGACCGTTGGTTTCTCCGAAAGCCCGGCTATCATAGCACAAGTAGAAAGCGAGTTGCGCCGCGTCATGCGTTTTCGCCAGGATATCGTAGCCGCCGACGTGTACCTGCACGAGGAAGGCTCTAACCCCGAGAACAACAAAACTGTGCGCTGGCGCTTGGGCATTCCCGGCAAAGACCTGTTTGCTGAAGGCAGCGGCCCCTCATGGTCATCAAGCCTCCGCGATGCCAGCGAGAAGCTCAAGCGGCAGTTCGTCGACTAG
- a CDS encoding chemotaxis protein CheB: MATTTKKASHQRRDIVVIGASSGGVAALLELARTLPANFPAPIFVVQHVAPYADSLLPQLMNQVSALTVKHAHNGEKVEAGNIYVARPNHHLLVENDTVLVTNGPKENRFRPSIDALFRSAAYSYGPRTIGVVLTGYLDDGTSGLWSIQRLGGLTVVQDPHDAMSPAMPVNALEFVQADHIVPLAELTALLVQLTAEHAPSKPQTAKADLEQIDLELRIAKNENAFELGIIEQGELTPFTCPDCHGALTKLIEGKLIRFRCHTGHAYTISALLSEVTESVESMQYQAMRGLEESKMLLEGLGDYFAKEGRQKAADTFRAKAQKTGRQAILMRELISHHDIVSGDVAPRYPKPKAKPFGH, from the coding sequence ATGGCAACCACAACCAAAAAGGCCTCCCACCAGCGGCGAGACATAGTGGTGATTGGGGCTTCATCGGGCGGAGTAGCGGCCCTGCTGGAACTGGCGCGCACCTTACCAGCCAACTTTCCGGCCCCCATTTTTGTGGTGCAGCATGTAGCTCCTTACGCCGATAGCCTGCTGCCTCAGCTCATGAACCAGGTCTCGGCCCTCACCGTTAAGCATGCCCACAACGGCGAAAAGGTGGAGGCAGGTAATATATACGTAGCTCGGCCCAACCACCACCTGCTCGTAGAAAACGACACCGTGCTTGTAACAAATGGGCCGAAGGAAAACCGGTTCCGGCCTTCCATAGATGCCCTTTTCCGTTCGGCGGCTTACAGTTACGGGCCGCGCACCATCGGGGTAGTCCTGACGGGCTACCTCGATGACGGAACCTCCGGGCTGTGGAGCATCCAGCGGCTGGGCGGCCTCACGGTAGTGCAAGACCCGCACGATGCTATGTCGCCGGCCATGCCCGTAAATGCTCTGGAGTTCGTGCAGGCCGACCATATTGTGCCGCTGGCTGAACTCACCGCCTTGCTGGTGCAACTAACCGCAGAGCATGCCCCCAGCAAACCCCAAACGGCCAAAGCTGACCTGGAGCAGATTGATCTGGAGCTGCGAATTGCCAAAAACGAAAACGCGTTTGAGCTGGGCATTATTGAGCAGGGAGAGCTGACGCCCTTTACCTGTCCAGATTGCCACGGAGCGCTTACCAAGCTCATTGAGGGAAAGCTGATACGGTTTCGGTGCCATACCGGGCATGCCTACACTATCAGTGCCCTGCTTTCAGAGGTTACGGAGTCGGTGGAGAGTATGCAGTATCAGGCCATGCGTGGCCTAGAAGAAAGCAAAATGCTGCTGGAAGGACTAGGTGATTATTTTGCGAAGGAAGGGCGCCAAAAAGCAGCTGATACCTTTAGGGCAAAGGCGCAAAAAACAGGGCGTCAGGCTATCCTGATGCGTGAGCTTATCTCGCACCACGATATAGTTAGCGGCGACGTGGCCCCACGGTATCCCAAGCCCAAAGCCAAGCCATTTGGGCACTAG
- a CDS encoding zinc ribbon domain-containing protein, whose product MSKLIQFVANHDDLSTDKGFQFKFYCDKCRNGHMSRFQPNSIGIAGELMRAAGSLFGGSFYDAGTAAYHVQRAIGGKAHDAALEKAVQAGKTYFRQCTRCGHWVCPNVCWNHSAGLCETCAPDEHEELASQQAQATSEQIHTKTRQQDYTKEVDFLNKGGLAQCATCQAKLTAGQKFCAQCGTPSPMAQGKEKFCSDCGASMKHDQRFCAECGSKQ is encoded by the coding sequence ATGAGCAAGCTGATTCAGTTCGTTGCTAACCACGATGATTTGTCGACCGACAAGGGGTTCCAGTTTAAGTTTTACTGTGATAAGTGTCGGAACGGGCATATGTCGCGGTTTCAGCCCAACAGCATTGGTATAGCCGGGGAGCTCATGCGGGCGGCCGGCAGCCTGTTTGGCGGCAGCTTTTACGATGCCGGTACCGCCGCCTACCACGTACAGCGCGCCATTGGGGGTAAAGCCCACGATGCGGCACTGGAGAAAGCTGTGCAGGCAGGTAAAACGTACTTCAGGCAGTGCACCCGCTGCGGCCACTGGGTGTGCCCCAATGTGTGCTGGAACCACAGCGCGGGCCTGTGCGAAACCTGCGCCCCCGACGAGCACGAGGAGCTTGCCTCGCAACAGGCTCAGGCCACCAGTGAGCAAATTCATACCAAAACGCGCCAGCAAGACTATACCAAAGAGGTAGATTTCTTGAACAAAGGTGGCCTAGCGCAGTGCGCTACCTGCCAGGCTAAGCTGACTGCCGGGCAAAAGTTTTGCGCCCAGTGCGGTACGCCCAGCCCAATGGCGCAGGGTAAAGAGAAGTTCTGCAGTGACTGTGGCGCCAGCATGAAGCACGACCAGCGCTTCTGTGCCGAATGCGGGAGTAAGCAGTAG
- a CDS encoding DUF481 domain-containing protein, whose amino-acid sequence MRLSYLLFVCFLVLYLAPAGHAQNQQQRDTTLIVYTGQLTGAYSRGGVSRMLATTTQAVTFTRGQHYGLPLTGSFIYGKQDGFLKERELLLNATPYYYKGRFRAYALGGYEISNLRGITSRVQLGAGPGWAFYSDTLGREVSVSNLLIREKTNFRDGTARLTTRNSARLKVSYSRSVVTLSSITFYQPSVVDFGDYRFSNLTTLALKLPRKFSVNFSYNYTHESRVIEGRFPDNTNVTVGVAYSTTR is encoded by the coding sequence ATGCGCCTTTCTTACCTTCTCTTTGTCTGCTTTCTGGTGTTGTACCTGGCCCCTGCCGGACACGCGCAAAACCAGCAGCAGCGCGACACCACGCTTATTGTATACACGGGGCAGCTCACGGGAGCCTATAGCCGCGGGGGCGTTAGCCGAATGCTGGCTACTACTACCCAAGCCGTTACGTTCACGCGCGGCCAACACTACGGTTTGCCCCTCACGGGCAGCTTTATTTATGGCAAGCAAGACGGCTTTCTGAAGGAGCGCGAGCTGCTGCTCAATGCCACGCCTTACTATTACAAGGGTCGATTCCGGGCGTATGCCCTCGGCGGGTATGAAATCAGCAACCTGCGCGGCATCACGAGCCGGGTGCAGCTGGGCGCCGGCCCCGGTTGGGCGTTCTACTCTGATACGCTGGGCCGGGAAGTGTCGGTGAGTAACCTCCTCATTCGGGAGAAAACCAACTTCCGCGATGGTACCGCCCGCCTTACCACCCGCAACTCGGCCCGCCTGAAAGTCAGCTACTCGCGCAGTGTGGTTACCCTCAGTTCCATTACCTTTTACCAGCCTTCCGTAGTTGATTTCGGCGACTACCGCTTCAGTAACCTGACCACGCTGGCGCTGAAGCTCCCACGCAAGTTCTCCGTTAACTTCAGTTATAACTATACCCACGAAAGCCGCGTGATTGAAGGCCGCTTCCCTGATAACACCAACGTAACCGTGGGAGTGGCCTACAGCACCACGCGGTAA
- a CDS encoding RNA polymerase sigma factor, with amino-acid sequence MEDQEILAKFDDPAARNVAFNQLVRKYQHKVYWHVRKMVIDHDDADDLTQDVFVKVWNNLANFRRDASLYTWIYRIATNECLSFLASKRRRFFLPLHDVGAELATKLEADPSLAGDDIERRLQKAILRLPDKQRLVFNMKYYDEITYEQMAEITGTSVGALKASYHHAVKKIEQYVTEDSARD; translated from the coding sequence TTGGAAGATCAGGAGATACTCGCCAAGTTCGATGACCCCGCCGCCCGCAATGTGGCCTTTAACCAGCTGGTGCGCAAGTACCAGCATAAGGTGTACTGGCATGTGCGCAAAATGGTCATCGACCACGACGACGCCGACGACCTCACCCAGGACGTCTTTGTAAAAGTCTGGAACAACCTGGCGAATTTTCGGCGGGACGCCTCCCTGTATACCTGGATCTACCGTATTGCCACCAATGAGTGCCTGAGCTTTCTGGCCTCTAAGCGCCGCCGGTTCTTTCTGCCGCTCCATGATGTAGGCGCCGAGCTAGCCACCAAACTCGAGGCCGACCCTAGCCTGGCGGGTGATGATATTGAGCGCCGCCTGCAGAAAGCTATTCTGCGGTTACCTGATAAGCAGCGCCTGGTTTTCAACATGAAATACTACGATGAAATCACCTACGAGCAGATGGCTGAAATCACGGGTACTTCGGTGGGAGCTCTAAAGGCTTCATATCACCATGCCGTGAAAAAAATTGAACAATACGTGACGGAAGATTCTGCGCGTGATTAA
- a CDS encoding aspartate aminotransferase family protein, whose protein sequence is MLTPRQLFLRHQAQTSDFPLLLEIERAEGVYMFDAEGQRYLDLISGIGVSNVGHRHPRVLQAIQQQLDKYLHLMVYGELVQAPPAVLAEALHRTLPPYLDNVYFTNSGTEAVEGALKLAKRHTSRTGLLSSYNAYHGSTHGALSITGSESFKNSFRPLLPNVQHFRHNNFDDLSLITKHTAAVIIETVQGEAGVRVPAPGYLPALRQRCTEMGALLILDEIQCGFGRTGTFWAFEQFGIEPDILLTAKGMGGGMPIGAFISSQEIMSGFKTDPILGHCTTFGGHPVSCAASLATLQVIQEEQLLTGVAEKATRFRQQLVHPAIREVRGCGLLMAVEFDSFDILKPIIDHALWHEHILTDWFLFCDNSLRIAPPLTITNAQIDDACTALLRAITAVAGE, encoded by the coding sequence ATGCTTACCCCCCGCCAGCTTTTCCTGCGTCATCAGGCCCAAACCTCCGACTTCCCGTTGCTGCTTGAGATTGAGCGGGCCGAGGGCGTGTACATGTTTGATGCCGAGGGCCAGCGCTACCTCGATTTGATTTCGGGCATTGGGGTAAGCAACGTAGGCCACCGGCACCCGCGGGTGCTCCAGGCCATTCAGCAGCAGCTAGACAAGTACTTGCACCTCATGGTGTATGGCGAGCTGGTGCAGGCGCCCCCAGCGGTGCTGGCAGAGGCCCTGCACCGTACCCTGCCCCCTTACCTCGACAACGTGTATTTCACTAATTCGGGTACTGAGGCGGTGGAAGGCGCCCTCAAGCTGGCAAAGCGCCACACGAGCCGTACGGGTTTGCTCTCTAGCTACAACGCCTACCACGGCTCTACCCACGGTGCCCTGAGCATCACGGGCTCTGAGAGCTTTAAAAACAGCTTCCGCCCCCTGCTGCCCAATGTTCAGCACTTCCGCCACAACAATTTCGATGATCTGAGCCTCATCACAAAGCATACGGCAGCGGTAATAATTGAAACGGTGCAGGGCGAGGCCGGAGTACGTGTGCCGGCTCCTGGCTACTTGCCCGCTCTGCGCCAGCGCTGCACCGAAATGGGCGCCCTGCTGATTCTGGATGAAATTCAGTGCGGGTTTGGTCGCACGGGTACCTTCTGGGCCTTTGAGCAGTTTGGCATTGAGCCCGATATTCTGCTTACGGCGAAGGGCATGGGCGGGGGCATGCCCATTGGGGCTTTCATCTCGTCCCAGGAAATTATGTCAGGCTTTAAAACCGACCCCATCCTGGGCCACTGCACCACCTTTGGGGGGCACCCAGTGTCCTGCGCCGCGTCGCTGGCCACGCTACAGGTAATTCAGGAGGAGCAACTGCTGACTGGGGTAGCAGAGAAAGCCACCCGTTTTCGGCAGCAGCTGGTGCATCCGGCCATTCGGGAAGTACGGGGCTGCGGCCTGCTGATGGCCGTGGAGTTCGACTCGTTTGATATACTCAAGCCCATCATCGACCACGCCCTCTGGCACGAGCACATTCTCACCGACTGGTTCTTGTTCTGCGACAACTCTCTCCGGATTGCTCCCCCACTGACCATCACCAACGCTCAGATTGATGATGCCTGCACCGCCTTGCTGCGGGCTATTACGGCGGTAGCCGGAGAGTAA
- a CDS encoding TerB family tellurite resistance protein, producing MFGFFENEQTKKVKSHLMNLVALAKADGHIDEREMNFIVAVGKKNGMRADDVRSIVGNASAGTIVLPDNDSERFDQIFDLVDMMLADGVVDDSEMDFCIDMAEKLGFRKAIVGVLVRKISLGVKDCLPREQIKEETQSFLNYNNMQSEE from the coding sequence ATGTTTGGTTTTTTTGAGAACGAGCAAACCAAAAAGGTTAAAAGCCATCTGATGAACCTCGTAGCATTGGCAAAGGCCGATGGCCACATCGACGAACGGGAGATGAACTTTATAGTGGCGGTGGGAAAGAAGAACGGTATGCGCGCCGATGACGTCCGCTCTATTGTGGGCAACGCCAGCGCCGGCACCATTGTGCTGCCCGACAACGACTCAGAGCGGTTTGATCAGATCTTTGATCTGGTGGATATGATGCTGGCCGATGGGGTAGTAGATGACAGTGAGATGGACTTTTGCATTGATATGGCCGAAAAGCTGGGCTTCCGCAAGGCCATTGTAGGCGTACTGGTACGCAAAATATCATTGGGCGTAAAAGACTGCCTTCCCCGTGAGCAGATCAAGGAAGAAACCCAGAGCTTCCTCAATTACAACAACATGCAGAGCGAAGAATAG
- the pfkA gene encoding 6-phosphofructokinase, protein MKRIAVFTSGGDSPGMNACIRAVVRTAVYHGIEVYGIMRGYSGMIKGEFVKLDSASVANTIQKGGTILKSARSQKFQTKEGRQEAFDQLVNHGIDGLVAIGGNGTFTGATIFEQEFGIPTVGAPGTIDNDLYGTDYTIGYDTAVNTALEAIDKIRDTADSHDRCFFVEVMGRDSGYIAIPCAIGGGAEIVMIPETQMSTEAVIETLHSSWKRSKSSFLVVVAEGDEEGNAHGVAQQVKAAIPQLDTRVTIIGHIQRGGAPSAADRMLASQIGIACVEGLMNGMRNVMAGIVDRKLVYTPFTDTINKKKMINQSFMRMVEILSV, encoded by the coding sequence ATGAAACGTATTGCAGTTTTTACCAGTGGCGGCGACTCGCCGGGTATGAACGCCTGCATCCGGGCCGTTGTGCGTACCGCGGTCTACCACGGCATTGAGGTATATGGCATCATGCGCGGTTACAGCGGCATGATTAAAGGCGAGTTTGTAAAATTGGACTCGGCCTCCGTAGCCAACACCATTCAGAAGGGCGGCACCATCCTTAAATCGGCGCGCAGCCAGAAATTCCAGACCAAGGAAGGTCGGCAGGAAGCTTTCGACCAGCTTGTAAACCACGGTATCGATGGCTTGGTAGCTATTGGGGGCAACGGTACCTTCACGGGTGCTACCATTTTTGAGCAGGAGTTTGGCATTCCTACCGTAGGGGCGCCTGGCACCATCGACAACGACCTCTACGGCACCGATTATACCATTGGCTACGACACTGCTGTAAACACAGCGCTGGAGGCCATTGACAAAATCCGCGACACGGCTGACTCCCACGACCGTTGCTTCTTTGTGGAAGTAATGGGCCGCGACTCAGGCTACATTGCCATTCCGTGCGCCATTGGTGGTGGCGCCGAAATTGTGATGATTCCGGAAACGCAGATGTCGACAGAAGCCGTGATTGAGACGCTGCACAGCAGCTGGAAACGCTCGAAATCTTCTTTCCTGGTGGTAGTGGCCGAGGGTGACGAGGAAGGTAATGCCCATGGGGTAGCGCAGCAAGTGAAAGCCGCAATTCCCCAGCTTGATACCCGCGTAACCATCATTGGCCACATCCAGCGGGGTGGCGCGCCTTCTGCCGCCGACCGAATGCTGGCTTCGCAGATTGGTATTGCCTGCGTAGAAGGCCTCATGAACGGGATGCGCAACGTAATGGCTGGCATTGTTGACCGCAAGCTGGTGTACACCCCCTTTACTGACACCATCAACAAAAAGAAAATGATCAACCAGAGCTTCATGCGCATGGTTGAGATCCTGAGCGTGTAG
- the miaA gene encoding tRNA (adenosine(37)-N6)-dimethylallyltransferase MiaA — protein MMLIPDLFTATEPTLLVVSGPTAVGKTDLCVRLAQALNTEIVSADSRQFFRELTIGTAKPSPEEMQGVPHHFINSHSIQEEYNAGRYEQDALALLQNLFRKHRVVILTGGSGLYLQAVTEGFDDMPTALPQVREQLQQELAAGGLAPLVAELERLDPVTYERIDRQNHQRVLRALEITRATGQPFSSFHGAKKAAARPFNIVKVALYREREELYHRIDQRMDQMLAAGLEAEARAMYPYRHHNALQTVGYKELFDYFEGQYGYEEAVRLLKRNSRHYAKRQLTWLRRDPAYQWMHPEDVKW, from the coding sequence ATGATGCTAATACCTGACCTGTTCACGGCAACCGAGCCAACGCTCCTGGTAGTTTCGGGGCCAACGGCAGTGGGCAAAACGGACCTATGCGTACGTTTGGCCCAGGCCCTGAATACCGAGATTGTATCAGCCGATTCCCGGCAGTTTTTTCGGGAGCTGACTATTGGCACGGCGAAGCCCAGCCCCGAAGAAATGCAGGGCGTACCGCATCACTTCATCAACTCGCACAGCATTCAGGAGGAGTACAACGCTGGCCGCTATGAGCAAGATGCCCTGGCGCTGCTGCAGAATCTCTTCCGCAAGCACAGGGTAGTCATTCTGACCGGCGGCTCAGGCCTTTACCTTCAAGCCGTAACGGAAGGGTTCGACGATATGCCTACGGCACTGCCGCAGGTGCGTGAGCAGCTGCAACAAGAGCTGGCCGCCGGTGGCCTGGCTCCGCTGGTAGCTGAGCTCGAGCGCCTCGACCCCGTAACGTATGAGCGAATTGACCGCCAGAACCACCAGCGAGTATTGCGAGCCCTTGAAATTACGCGCGCTACGGGCCAGCCCTTTAGTAGCTTTCATGGCGCGAAGAAAGCAGCAGCGCGGCCCTTCAACATCGTGAAAGTTGCTCTATACCGGGAGCGGGAGGAGCTGTACCACCGCATAGATCAGCGCATGGACCAGATGCTGGCTGCCGGCCTGGAGGCGGAGGCGCGGGCTATGTACCCCTACCGCCACCACAATGCGCTGCAAACGGTGGGGTATAAAGAGCTATTTGATTATTTCGAGGGCCAGTACGGGTATGAGGAAGCTGTGCGCCTGCTCAAGCGCAACTCCCGCCACTACGCCAAACGCCAACTCACCTGGCTCCGCCGCGACCCGGCGTACCAGTGGATGCACCCAGAAGACGTAAAGTGGTAA
- a CDS encoding glycosyltransferase, translating into MPPRLVFTVTTDLNYDQRMQRICGSLARAGYEVLLVGREWPGSAPLTAQPYQQHRLRCWRRRGKLFYFEFTLRLLAYLFTQRAAAWCAIDLDTALPMWARARLSNTPFVYDAHELFTEVPEVVDRPAVQWVWRQVERFIVPRAHLAYTVGPALAQLFKQRYGRPFAVIRNISRLQESAETRAESEGYVLYQGALNAGRGLEILLAAMSQVRGRLVICGEGDLSGPLRAQAAALGLVQSGQVEFRGYMLPADLREVTRRAAVGVLLLENQGLSYYYSLANKFFDYLHAGVPQVVVDFPEYRALNEAYDVAELVAAPLTPEAVAAALNRLLPGGDQARVRQLTANGIRARQELSWQHEETRLIALYAALPGCAIPSTV; encoded by the coding sequence ATGCCCCCTCGTCTCGTTTTCACCGTCACTACTGACCTAAATTATGATCAGCGGATGCAGCGCATTTGCGGGTCGTTGGCGCGAGCCGGGTACGAGGTACTGTTGGTGGGGCGGGAGTGGCCTGGCTCGGCGCCGCTCACGGCGCAGCCTTATCAGCAGCACCGTTTGCGCTGTTGGCGGCGGCGGGGGAAATTGTTTTATTTTGAGTTTACCCTGCGCCTACTGGCCTACCTGTTTACCCAGCGCGCGGCTGCCTGGTGCGCTATAGATCTGGATACGGCTCTGCCCATGTGGGCCCGTGCTCGCCTCAGCAATACTCCCTTCGTGTACGATGCCCATGAGCTTTTTACGGAAGTACCCGAAGTAGTAGACCGTCCGGCGGTGCAGTGGGTCTGGCGGCAGGTAGAGCGCTTCATTGTGCCGCGGGCCCACCTGGCCTATACCGTGGGCCCAGCCCTGGCCCAGCTATTTAAGCAGCGCTACGGCCGGCCGTTTGCTGTTATCCGCAACATCAGTCGGCTGCAGGAATCTGCGGAGACTAGGGCAGAGTCAGAGGGCTATGTTCTGTACCAGGGAGCACTAAATGCGGGCCGGGGGCTGGAAATCTTGCTGGCGGCCATGTCACAGGTGCGAGGCAGGCTGGTTATCTGCGGCGAAGGAGACCTGTCGGGGCCCCTGCGGGCGCAGGCTGCTGCCCTAGGCTTGGTGCAGAGCGGGCAGGTGGAGTTTAGAGGGTATATGCTGCCAGCAGACTTGCGTGAAGTAACGCGCCGCGCCGCGGTAGGTGTGCTTCTGCTGGAAAACCAAGGCCTGAGCTACTACTACTCTTTGGCCAATAAATTCTTTGATTACCTGCACGCCGGCGTGCCCCAGGTAGTAGTAGACTTTCCGGAGTACCGCGCCCTGAATGAGGCCTACGATGTGGCCGAGCTGGTAGCGGCTCCGCTCACTCCCGAGGCAGTGGCAGCAGCGCTTAACCGCCTGCTGCCGGGCGGCGACCAAGCCCGCGTGCGGCAACTCACTGCTAATGGCATTCGGGCGCGGCAGGAGCTGAGTTGGCAGCATGAGGAAACTCGGTTAATTGCTTTATATGCGGCGCTGCCTGGCTGCGCAATCCCCTCAACAGTATGA